A stretch of Carnobacterium iners DNA encodes these proteins:
- a CDS encoding alpha/beta fold hydrolase, producing MKDYVILINEDSLFCHVSGKGDPLLLLHGNEEDHTIFNNQIAYFSKFYQVFALDSRGHGRSDHGKNLLTFEKIVSDIIHVLDYFHLEKTAIIGFSDGGNVGLYLASHYPERVAELVVVGANYRPEGLRKKDFLQVKLLYGYLKWVGTISKSKQRRKEVIDLMWHQIKLNDNDLKRITTRTLIVVGENDVIQKSHTKKINDLIVKSILITLPETTHFLMIEKPDLFNSLVKDFLLETDRGG from the coding sequence ATGAAAGATTATGTTATTTTGATAAATGAAGATTCGTTATTTTGTCATGTGAGCGGAAAAGGTGATCCGTTGCTTTTATTACATGGTAATGAAGAAGATCATACAATTTTCAATAACCAAATAGCCTACTTTAGCAAATTTTATCAAGTTTTTGCATTAGATAGTCGTGGTCATGGACGTTCTGATCATGGTAAAAATTTGTTAACATTTGAAAAAATAGTAAGCGATATTATCCATGTACTAGACTATTTCCATTTAGAAAAAACAGCTATTATTGGTTTTAGTGATGGTGGTAATGTTGGTTTATATTTAGCCAGTCATTATCCTGAGAGAGTAGCTGAACTGGTTGTTGTGGGAGCTAATTATAGACCAGAAGGCTTAAGAAAAAAAGATTTTCTACAAGTAAAACTATTGTATGGCTATTTAAAATGGGTAGGAACTATTTCTAAATCCAAACAGCGACGCAAAGAGGTCATTGACTTAATGTGGCATCAAATAAAATTAAATGATAATGATTTAAAAAGGATAACAACACGGACCCTTATAGTAGTTGGTGAGAATGATGTCATTCAAAAGAGTCACACAAAAAAGATAAATGACTTAATCGTAAAAAGTATACTTATTACTTTGCCAGAGACTACACATTTTTTGATGATTGAAAAACCAGATCTATTTAATTCGCTTGTTAAAGATTTTTTATTAGAAACAGATAGAGGAGGATAA
- the trxA gene encoding thioredoxin — MVQVVTDKDFELETNEGISITDFWAPWCGPCRMQSPVLEELDTEIGDQVKIVKMDVDQNQTVPASFGIMSIPTLLVKKDGEVVEKLIGYHGKEQIEEIIAKYK, encoded by the coding sequence ATGGTACAAGTAGTAACAGATAAAGATTTTGAATTAGAAACAAATGAAGGTATTTCAATAACAGACTTCTGGGCACCATGGTGTGGCCCTTGTCGCATGCAATCTCCAGTCTTAGAAGAGTTAGACACAGAGATAGGCGATCAAGTTAAAATAGTGAAAATGGATGTTGATCAGAATCAAACGGTTCCTGCTTCATTTGGAATCATGAGTATTCCAACATTATTAGTGAAAAAAGATGGCGAAGTAGTTGAGAAACTAATCGGTTATCATGGTAAAGAACAAATTGAAGAAATTATTGCAAAATACAAGTAA
- a CDS encoding endonuclease MutS2 — MNKKIFQTLEFNKISKMLSHFTASELGKEQALELKPSTSLAEIERLQNETEDGVTILRLRGGMPIPKLHNVKPHLKRLQIGASLNGLEIAQIGRILRTTSEVSRFFETMKETGIELTTLYHLADNFITTPTLNQQIREAIEEDGHVLDDASTALRGIRTGIKRSETGIREKLDSLIRGKNAQYLTDAVVTMRNDRYVIPVKPEHRSRFGGVVHDQSSTGQTLFIEPQSVVDLNNRLRQLQIEERQEIDRILAELSNEIAPYANEIVNNMFLLGKLDFIGAKASYGKSITATRPLISEANEVSLLSARHPMLDSETVVPNDILIGGENQAVIITGPNTGGKTIILKTLGLLQLMGQSGLQLPVAEGSQMGLFTEIFADIGDEQSIEQSLSTFSSHMTNIVSILDNIDKKSLVIFDELGAGTDPQEGAALAIAILDQIGTIGSYVMVTSHYPELKAYGYNRPSTVNASMEFNVDTLSPTYRLLIGVPGRSNAFEISKRLGLSVEIIESARQLIDAESQDLNEMITDLENRRKMAETEYLEVRYHLDESEQLHADLQTAIQQFYSEREELMKKAREEANKIVEETEERADQIIKDLRKKQLQEPFGNNVKEHELIGAKSNLAQLHHEESLAKNKVLKKAKIDQSFKIGNDVQVMSFGQKGVLLEKVDKNHWVVQMGMLKMKIKENDIKLTTPEKEPTRRMTTAVRSSSTSHVSTQLDLRGERYENALADLDKYLDAALLANYPQVTIVHGKGTGALRTGVTEALKKHRSIKSFHYAPNNQGGNGATIVEFKS; from the coding sequence ATTAATAAAAAAATATTTCAAACACTAGAATTTAATAAGATTAGTAAAATGTTGTCCCATTTTACTGCTTCTGAATTAGGAAAAGAACAAGCACTTGAACTAAAGCCATCCACTTCATTAGCTGAGATCGAAAGATTGCAAAACGAAACAGAAGATGGTGTGACTATTTTACGTTTACGTGGAGGGATGCCTATTCCTAAACTACATAACGTTAAACCGCACTTAAAACGTCTTCAAATCGGAGCATCGTTAAACGGTTTAGAAATTGCACAAATCGGTAGAATTCTAAGAACAACATCAGAAGTTTCTCGTTTTTTTGAAACCATGAAAGAAACAGGCATCGAATTAACGACACTTTATCACTTAGCCGACAACTTTATTACAACGCCTACGTTAAACCAACAAATAAGAGAAGCTATAGAAGAAGACGGTCATGTCTTAGATGATGCAAGTACGGCTTTACGCGGTATTCGAACAGGTATTAAGCGAAGTGAAACAGGGATTCGTGAAAAACTAGATAGTTTAATTCGAGGAAAAAATGCCCAATATTTAACAGATGCAGTAGTAACCATGCGTAATGATCGCTATGTTATCCCAGTAAAACCAGAGCACCGCAGTAGATTTGGTGGAGTTGTTCACGATCAAAGTTCAACAGGACAAACATTGTTTATCGAACCTCAATCTGTTGTTGATTTGAACAACAGATTGCGTCAATTACAGATTGAAGAACGACAAGAAATTGACCGTATTCTAGCAGAACTATCTAATGAAATTGCTCCTTATGCGAACGAAATAGTAAACAATATGTTTTTATTAGGCAAACTTGATTTTATCGGTGCGAAAGCGAGTTACGGTAAAAGTATAACGGCTACTCGTCCACTTATTAGTGAAGCGAATGAAGTAAGCTTACTCAGCGCAAGGCACCCAATGTTGGATTCAGAGACAGTTGTTCCTAATGATATTTTAATTGGTGGCGAAAATCAAGCCGTTATTATTACTGGACCTAATACAGGTGGTAAAACAATTATTTTGAAAACATTGGGTTTATTGCAACTAATGGGTCAATCAGGCTTACAATTACCTGTAGCTGAAGGCAGTCAAATGGGATTATTTACTGAAATATTTGCTGACATCGGCGATGAACAGTCCATTGAACAAAGCCTAAGTACTTTTTCTTCACACATGACAAATATTGTTTCTATTTTAGATAATATTGATAAAAAAAGTTTGGTTATTTTTGATGAGTTAGGTGCTGGAACAGATCCTCAAGAAGGAGCTGCGCTAGCTATTGCGATTCTAGATCAGATAGGAACTATTGGAAGTTATGTAATGGTAACGTCTCATTACCCTGAATTAAAAGCTTACGGATACAATCGTCCAAGTACCGTAAATGCAAGTATGGAGTTCAATGTAGATACGTTAAGTCCTACTTATCGTTTATTGATTGGAGTACCTGGACGAAGCAATGCGTTTGAGATATCTAAGCGCTTAGGTTTATCAGTAGAGATTATTGAATCTGCACGTCAATTAATTGACGCGGAAAGCCAAGATTTAAATGAAATGATTACCGATTTAGAAAATCGTCGTAAAATGGCTGAAACAGAATACCTTGAAGTAAGGTATCATTTGGATGAATCCGAACAACTTCATGCTGATTTACAAACAGCTATTCAACAATTCTACAGTGAACGAGAAGAATTAATGAAGAAAGCTCGTGAAGAGGCGAATAAGATTGTTGAAGAAACAGAAGAACGAGCCGATCAAATTATTAAAGATTTACGTAAAAAACAATTACAAGAACCTTTTGGAAATAATGTGAAAGAGCATGAATTAATAGGAGCAAAGTCGAACTTAGCACAACTGCATCACGAAGAATCGCTAGCTAAAAATAAAGTATTAAAAAAAGCTAAGATAGATCAGTCTTTTAAAATAGGAAACGATGTACAAGTGATGTCATTTGGACAAAAAGGCGTTTTATTGGAAAAAGTAGATAAAAACCATTGGGTTGTTCAAATGGGTATGTTAAAAATGAAAATCAAAGAAAATGACATTAAGCTAACAACTCCTGAAAAAGAACCAACCCGTCGGATGACAACAGCCGTTCGTTCTTCATCAACTAGTCATGTCTCTACACAGTTAGATTTGCGTGGAGAACGCTATGAAAATGCCTTAGCTGATTTAGATAAATACTTGGATGCTGCCTTATTAGCGAACTATCCGCAAGTAACAATTGTTCATGGAAAAGGTACTGGAGCTTTAAGAACGGGTGTAACAGAAGCATTAAAGAAACACCGTTCAATAAAAAGTTTCCATTATGCACCTAACAATCAGGGTGGTAATGGTGCTACAATAGTAGAATTTAAATCTTAA
- a CDS encoding CvpA family protein, translating into MLMTIALLIILALGAYGGARRGLVLQLVITIGYFISYFVAAQYYKVLGEKIDLLVPYPSASEGTQFVFYNQAIGFNLDQAFYNGVAFVLILFVGWLVTRFIGGLLNSLTYIPIIKQLNTLGGAVLAFIVSYTGIFLMLVLLTMLPFVVIQNAFNDSRLAQIIVESTPILSKQIYDWWIQTTL; encoded by the coding sequence ATGTTAATGACGATTGCTCTATTAATTATACTAGCATTAGGTGCTTATGGCGGTGCCAGAAGAGGACTAGTACTGCAACTTGTAATAACGATAGGCTATTTTATTTCTTATTTTGTAGCGGCACAATATTATAAGGTCTTAGGAGAAAAAATAGATTTGCTTGTTCCTTATCCATCAGCTTCAGAAGGAACACAGTTCGTGTTTTATAATCAAGCAATAGGCTTTAATCTAGATCAAGCTTTTTATAATGGCGTCGCTTTTGTATTGATTTTGTTTGTTGGCTGGTTAGTGACGAGGTTTATTGGAGGCTTATTAAATTCATTAACGTATATACCTATAATAAAACAACTGAATACATTAGGTGGAGCAGTATTAGCTTTCATTGTGTCGTATACAGGAATTTTTTTAATGTTAGTTTTACTAACCATGTTGCCTTTCGTCGTGATACAAAATGCCTTTAATGATAGTCGTTTGGCACAAATAATTGTAGAAAGCACACCAATTTTATCGAAACAAATTTATGATTGGTGGATTCAAACAACCCTTTAA
- a CDS encoding cell division protein ZapA, whose product MSHGKIRYKVTIAGKIYTIIGARPEAHLKLVAETVNEQMHQIESLSKDLDSERRAVLAAVNAVSDQFDMQIKLDELQNKVSEMEAKLKENQE is encoded by the coding sequence ATGTCTCACGGTAAGATTCGTTATAAAGTAACGATTGCGGGAAAAATATATACCATTATTGGCGCACGTCCTGAAGCTCATTTAAAATTAGTAGCTGAAACGGTCAATGAACAAATGCATCAAATTGAATCTTTATCTAAAGACTTAGATTCGGAAAGACGTGCTGTTTTAGCAGCTGTTAATGCTGTCTCTGACCAATTTGACATGCAAATTAAACTAGATGAACTTCAGAATAAGGTAAGTGAAATGGAAGCTAAATTAAAAGAAAATCAAGAATAA
- the rnhC gene encoding ribonuclease HIII: protein MSQEVLTVSSQTLQEMKKEYATFLKPNTPPGGLFAAKKNTVNITAYLSGKVLFQGSTSQQEAAIWADKSQSVALNKKTKKDLNTPLPKGFNQWSVIGSDEVGNGSYFGPLTVVATYVDSSQFPLLKELGVRDSKDMKDLEIIKVASDLITFLPHSLLTVTPEKYNVIQPTMTQGKMKAVLHNQALANVLAKIHPVVPDGILIDQFELPSTYFKHIADQPNQIKDTLYFQTKGESHHLAVAAASIIARYAFLTSLKTMTKDAGMKIPSGAGSQADLVAAKLLKRGGLSLLGKYAKLHFANTQKAKKLVGI from the coding sequence ATGTCCCAAGAAGTACTAACCGTTTCATCTCAAACACTGCAAGAAATGAAAAAAGAGTATGCTACTTTTTTAAAACCAAATACTCCACCAGGTGGATTATTCGCTGCCAAAAAAAATACCGTTAATATTACGGCTTATCTCTCAGGAAAAGTTTTGTTCCAAGGCTCTACATCACAGCAAGAGGCTGCTATTTGGGCTGATAAAAGTCAGTCAGTCGCTTTAAACAAAAAAACTAAAAAGGATTTAAATACTCCGTTGCCAAAGGGTTTTAACCAGTGGTCCGTTATTGGGAGTGATGAAGTCGGTAACGGTAGTTATTTTGGACCCTTAACAGTAGTAGCTACTTATGTTGATTCCAGTCAGTTTCCATTATTAAAAGAATTGGGTGTAAGAGATTCTAAAGATATGAAAGATCTTGAAATCATAAAAGTAGCTAGTGATTTGATTACTTTTCTCCCTCATAGCTTATTGACCGTAACACCAGAAAAATACAATGTCATTCAACCCACTATGACTCAGGGTAAAATGAAAGCTGTTCTACACAACCAAGCTCTGGCAAACGTATTAGCTAAGATTCATCCTGTTGTTCCCGACGGTATATTGATTGATCAGTTTGAACTGCCCTCTACTTATTTTAAACACATTGCCGATCAACCCAATCAAATAAAAGACACTCTTTATTTCCAAACTAAAGGAGAAAGTCACCATTTAGCTGTTGCAGCGGCTTCTATTATTGCTCGCTATGCTTTTTTAACTAGTTTAAAAACAATGACAAAAGATGCAGGTATGAAGATACCGTCTGGAGCTGGTAGTCAAGCTGATTTAGTTGCAGCTAAATTACTTAAACGAGGTGGCTTATCTTTATTAGGAAAATACGCCAAACTACATTTTGCTAATACACAAAAAGCCAAAAAATTAGTTGGTATTTAA
- a CDS encoding APC family permease → MGDGQLKKDVTGLTALTVVVGTVIGAGIFFKPTAVYGAAGAPGLGLLAWFIGGLITIAGGLTVAEIGTIYPETGGMMIYLEKVYGRWLGFLVGWAQMIVYYPANIGALAIIFATQVSSLFELSEKSIVSIAIITAISVMLLNFMGTKYSGRIQTAATILKLVPIIVIIIAGLLYPGGGVVRLLPFSSVDHPVATGLGSALMATLFAYDGWINVGTLAGEMKNPGKILPKVIIGGLSIVMAVYLMINVAYLFVLDSSQLAGTDTPAALVASKLFAGLGGKLITSGILISVFGGMNGYAISGIRIPYVLATQKMLPFSGWFSKVSKRTNVPVNGGLFILSISVIMILTGQFNQLTDLIIFVIWIFITLTFIAVMILRKTKPDIHRPYRVPLYPVIPLIAIIGGFYIILNTVIVQPQNALLGTLLTLSGIPIYLYTKNKNN, encoded by the coding sequence ATGGGAGACGGACAGTTAAAAAAAGACGTTACAGGATTAACGGCTTTAACCGTCGTTGTCGGAACGGTTATAGGAGCTGGTATTTTCTTTAAGCCAACAGCGGTCTATGGAGCTGCAGGTGCACCAGGATTAGGTTTGCTAGCTTGGTTTATTGGTGGATTAATTACAATAGCTGGTGGATTAACAGTTGCCGAAATTGGCACAATCTATCCTGAAACTGGTGGGATGATGATTTATTTAGAAAAGGTTTATGGAAGATGGCTTGGTTTTTTAGTTGGATGGGCACAAATGATTGTTTATTATCCAGCTAATATCGGAGCATTAGCGATTATTTTTGCGACACAAGTAAGTAGTTTATTTGAATTATCAGAAAAAAGTATTGTTTCTATCGCCATTATAACCGCCATATCCGTGATGCTGCTTAATTTTATGGGAACCAAGTACAGTGGTCGTATTCAAACAGCCGCTACTATTTTAAAGTTAGTCCCTATTATTGTTATTATCATAGCTGGATTACTCTATCCTGGTGGTGGAGTCGTTCGCTTGTTGCCTTTTTCTAGTGTAGATCATCCTGTTGCTACAGGATTAGGCTCCGCTTTAATGGCCACACTATTTGCATACGATGGCTGGATAAACGTTGGTACGTTAGCTGGTGAAATGAAAAATCCAGGCAAAATATTGCCAAAAGTTATTATTGGTGGACTTTCAATCGTTATGGCTGTCTATTTAATGATTAACGTCGCTTATCTATTTGTTTTAGATAGTTCACAATTAGCCGGAACGGATACACCAGCTGCACTAGTAGCTTCTAAATTATTTGCTGGATTAGGTGGAAAACTGATAACTAGTGGTATTTTAATTTCTGTCTTTGGCGGAATGAATGGTTATGCTATTTCAGGTATTCGTATTCCTTATGTTTTAGCTACTCAAAAAATGCTGCCTTTTAGTGGATGGTTTAGTAAAGTAAGCAAACGGACAAATGTTCCAGTAAATGGAGGTTTATTTATTTTAAGTATCTCTGTTATTATGATTTTAACAGGCCAGTTTAATCAATTAACGGATTTGATTATCTTTGTTATTTGGATTTTTATTACTTTAACTTTTATAGCAGTTATGATTCTAAGGAAAACCAAACCTGATATTCATAGACCGTATCGTGTACCATTATATCCGGTTATCCCTTTGATAGCGATTATTGGTGGGTTTTATATTATTCTTAATACGGTTATTGTGCAACCTCAAAATGCCTTATTGGGAACGTTATTGACCTTGTCTGGTATACCTATTTATTTGTACACAAAGAATAAAAACAACTAA
- the pheT gene encoding phenylalanine--tRNA ligase subunit beta, with product MNVSYQWLSEYLDLTGITPEGLADKMSRTGIEVEDIFVPETGLKKIVVGHAIKVEDHPDSDHLHVCQVDIGEEELSQIVCGAPNIATGQKIIVALPGSRITGNMKIKKSKMRGQASNGMVCSLSELGFSEKVVPKKYADGIYVLPGEAIPGEPVFSYLAMDDAVLDLSITPNRADALSMRGVAHEVGAIYDRKPLFKEVLLNEMENEKIADYINLAIADKEDTPFYSMRIIKNVKIAESPMWLQTKLMNAGIRPLNNVVDITNYILLEYGQPLHAFDYDRLASKKILVRRAAEGENLDTLDGETRQLTSEMIVITNGEKPVALAGIMGGLGTEIQEDTVNIALESALFEPVAIRKTAKELNLRSESSSRYEKGINQATILSASAHAAALIEELAGGSVVSGAAVVSNIEVENILVSITLEKLNRSLGTAIKTDEVLSIFKRLGFSVSEENGLFEVSIPPRRLDISIEADLLEEVARIYGYDNLPSTLPIIESTPGKLDDKQRIVRHTRHYLEGSGLSQAISYVLTTPEKAGQFVMRESDATKLDFPMSEDRSTLRMNLVSGLLDNVHYNTARKNTDVALYEIGRVFYKNEGSLLPIEEEHLAGVLTGSLLENSWQEKAGKVDFFNLKGIVEGLFETYGLTEPLTFITDKDREGMHPGRTAAIYLGEQSIGFIGQIHPLMAKEYEIKETYVFELNLHPIIEGEKHPTIYAGIPKYPGMTRDIALLVDETITNQQLTELIREKGGKYLRQVRLFDLYQGDKINEGKKSLAYTLSYLNPKETLIEEEVTKAFEKVVQALVKQFDAVIR from the coding sequence ATGAATGTATCGTATCAATGGTTATCAGAGTATTTAGATTTAACGGGTATCACACCTGAAGGTTTAGCAGATAAAATGTCACGGACAGGTATCGAGGTAGAAGATATTTTTGTTCCAGAAACGGGCTTGAAAAAAATTGTTGTCGGTCATGCTATTAAGGTAGAAGATCATCCGGATTCAGACCATTTACACGTCTGTCAAGTAGATATTGGCGAAGAAGAATTATCACAAATCGTTTGTGGTGCTCCAAATATTGCAACAGGCCAAAAAATTATTGTTGCTTTACCAGGTTCAAGAATTACAGGCAATATGAAAATTAAAAAAAGTAAAATGCGTGGTCAAGCATCGAACGGAATGGTTTGTTCTCTATCAGAATTAGGCTTTTCTGAGAAAGTCGTTCCTAAAAAATACGCAGATGGGATTTACGTATTACCCGGTGAAGCTATTCCTGGAGAGCCAGTCTTTTCTTATTTAGCAATGGATGATGCTGTTTTAGATTTATCTATTACACCTAACAGAGCAGATGCATTAAGCATGCGAGGAGTTGCTCATGAAGTAGGGGCTATTTACGATAGAAAACCTCTTTTTAAAGAGGTTCTATTAAATGAAATGGAAAATGAAAAAATAGCAGATTATATTAATCTAGCGATTGCTGATAAAGAAGATACACCTTTTTACAGTATGCGAATCATTAAAAATGTGAAGATTGCTGAAAGTCCAATGTGGCTTCAAACGAAGTTAATGAATGCAGGTATTCGTCCTTTGAATAATGTTGTTGATATCACAAATTATATCTTATTAGAATATGGCCAACCTCTACATGCATTTGATTATGATCGACTAGCATCAAAAAAAATTCTTGTTCGCCGAGCAGCAGAAGGCGAAAATTTGGATACACTAGATGGTGAAACTCGTCAATTAACAAGCGAGATGATTGTGATTACAAACGGTGAAAAACCAGTAGCATTAGCGGGTATTATGGGTGGATTGGGAACAGAAATTCAAGAAGATACAGTGAATATTGCATTAGAGTCAGCTTTATTTGAACCAGTAGCTATTCGTAAAACAGCTAAAGAACTTAACTTACGTAGCGAAAGCAGTTCTCGTTACGAAAAAGGCATTAACCAGGCAACGATTCTATCTGCTAGTGCTCATGCAGCAGCTTTAATAGAAGAATTAGCAGGTGGTAGTGTTGTCAGTGGAGCAGCTGTTGTTTCCAACATAGAAGTAGAAAATATACTTGTTTCTATTACGTTAGAAAAACTAAATCGCTCTTTAGGAACAGCTATAAAGACCGATGAAGTTCTATCTATTTTCAAACGCCTAGGCTTTAGTGTTAGTGAAGAAAATGGATTGTTTGAAGTATCTATTCCACCTCGTCGTTTGGATATTTCAATTGAAGCAGATTTGTTAGAAGAAGTTGCTCGTATTTATGGCTACGACAATCTTCCTTCAACTTTGCCGATTATTGAATCTACTCCAGGTAAACTAGATGACAAACAACGAATCGTCCGTCATACCAGACATTACCTAGAAGGATCAGGACTATCTCAAGCGATTAGTTATGTTCTTACAACGCCAGAAAAAGCTGGACAATTTGTTATGCGTGAAAGTGACGCTACTAAATTGGATTTCCCAATGAGTGAAGATCGTAGTACCTTAAGAATGAACCTTGTTAGCGGACTACTTGATAATGTCCACTACAATACGGCTCGTAAAAATACTGACGTAGCTTTATATGAAATTGGACGCGTCTTTTATAAGAACGAGGGCAGCTTATTGCCGATAGAAGAAGAGCATCTTGCGGGTGTTTTAACGGGTTCATTACTAGAAAATAGCTGGCAAGAAAAAGCTGGGAAAGTAGATTTTTTCAATTTAAAAGGAATAGTCGAAGGATTATTTGAAACATATGGTTTAACAGAACCCTTAACATTTATAACAGATAAAGACCGTGAAGGGATGCATCCTGGCAGAACAGCGGCCATTTATTTGGGAGAGCAATCGATCGGTTTTATCGGTCAAATTCATCCTTTAATGGCTAAAGAATACGAAATAAAAGAAACGTATGTCTTTGAATTAAATTTGCATCCCATTATTGAAGGAGAAAAGCACCCGACTATTTACGCGGGTATTCCAAAATATCCAGGTATGACAAGGGATATCGCTTTACTAGTTGATGAAACCATTACGAACCAACAGCTAACAGAATTGATTCGCGAAAAAGGCGGGAAATATTTAAGACAGGTTCGCTTATTTGATTTGTACCAAGGAGATAAAATTAATGAAGGTAAAAAGTCACTAGCTTATACTTTATCTTATTTGAATCCCAAAGAAACATTAATAGAAGAAGAAGTCACAAAAGCCTTTGAAAAAGTCGTTCAGGCATTAGTTAAACAGTTTGATGCAGTGATTAGGTAA
- the pheS gene encoding phenylalanine--tRNA ligase subunit alpha encodes MELKQKLEALKEEALEKIGQAKSLSLLDQVRVAYLGKKGPITEVLRGMKDVSAQERPIIGAAANEVRDAIAIQLESQKAILELEKINRDLAREAIDVTLPGKQVSTGQSHVLTQIMEEIEDLFIGMGYQVIEGPEVEEDKYNFERMNLPKHHPARDMQDTFYITKDTLLRTHTSPVQARTMDKHDFSKGPLKMISPGKVYRRDSDDATHSHQFHQIEGLIISEAITMADLKGTLEVFAKKLFGAEREIRLRPSYFPFTEPSVEVDVSCFKCGGSGCNVCKQTGWIEILGSGMVHPNVLEMAGIDSTKYSGFAFGLGPDRVAMLKYGIDDIRHFYQNDVRFLNQFKVKE; translated from the coding sequence ATGGAGTTAAAACAAAAATTAGAGGCTTTGAAAGAAGAAGCCCTTGAAAAAATTGGTCAAGCAAAAAGTCTTTCTTTGCTTGACCAAGTCCGTGTTGCTTATTTAGGGAAAAAAGGTCCCATTACAGAAGTACTAAGAGGGATGAAAGATGTTTCAGCACAAGAACGCCCTATCATTGGTGCAGCAGCTAATGAAGTTAGAGACGCTATAGCCATTCAATTAGAAAGTCAAAAAGCAATATTAGAGTTAGAAAAAATTAACCGTGATTTAGCAAGAGAAGCTATTGACGTAACTTTGCCAGGTAAACAAGTTTCAACTGGACAATCACATGTATTAACGCAAATTATGGAAGAGATAGAAGATTTATTTATTGGAATGGGCTACCAAGTCATCGAAGGGCCAGAAGTTGAAGAAGACAAATACAATTTTGAACGAATGAATTTGCCTAAACACCATCCAGCTCGTGATATGCAAGACACTTTTTATATTACCAAAGATACGTTACTGCGCACCCATACTTCACCTGTTCAAGCTAGAACGATGGATAAACATGATTTTTCTAAGGGACCACTAAAAATGATTAGCCCTGGTAAAGTTTACCGAAGAGACAGTGATGATGCTACTCACTCACATCAATTCCATCAAATTGAAGGTCTAATTATTTCAGAAGCGATAACAATGGCCGATTTAAAAGGCACACTAGAAGTTTTTGCTAAGAAGTTATTTGGTGCTGAACGTGAAATCAGACTGAGACCAAGTTATTTCCCTTTTACTGAGCCATCTGTAGAGGTTGACGTAAGTTGCTTTAAGTGTGGGGGATCTGGATGTAATGTCTGTAAGCAGACAGGTTGGATTGAAATTTTAGGTTCAGGAATGGTCCATCCGAATGTTTTAGAAATGGCGGGTATTGATTCTACTAAATATAGTGGGTTTGCTTTTGGCTTAGGGCCAGATCGTGTAGCGATGTTAAAATATGGAATCGATGATATCAGACATTTTTATCAAAATGATGTTCGTTTTCTAAATCAATTTAAGGTAAAGGAGTAA
- a CDS encoding winged helix-turn-helix transcriptional regulator codes for MAIKEVDQKNECDSKQKEICPKFERTFSILGKKWMGLIIDVLLEGPQRFKNIASAIPNVSDRVLVERLKELEQEGLVLRTVDPNAAMRVAYSLTNKGKDLKDVMKAVQIWADVWVCVEESNF; via the coding sequence ATGGCAATAAAAGAAGTAGATCAAAAAAATGAATGTGATTCTAAACAAAAAGAAATCTGTCCTAAGTTTGAACGCACGTTTTCTATCTTAGGAAAAAAATGGATGGGTCTAATCATTGATGTGTTATTAGAAGGACCCCAGCGATTTAAAAATATTGCTTCAGCTATCCCTAATGTTAGTGATCGAGTGCTGGTAGAACGCTTAAAAGAGCTAGAACAAGAGGGACTAGTCTTGCGGACAGTTGATCCCAATGCTGCTATGCGAGTAGCCTATAGTTTGACTAATAAAGGCAAAGACTTAAAAGACGTTATGAAAGCTGTACAAATTTGGGCTGATGTTTGGGTTTGTGTGGAGGAGTCTAATTTCTAA